The following DNA comes from Helicobacter sp. MIT 21-1697.
GATAAGTGGAGCGAGAATCTGTGGTTTTTTGATACATAAAGTGATACGCGTTATTACATTAAATTGTGTTTTAAGTTCATCAATAACACCAAGAAGTGCAGATTCTAAAAGTTCATAAGCATTTATTTGGAGATGATGAGAAATCATCTCGCTTATAAGTGTATAATCAAGATATTGTTCTTGTTTATACATATAAGTAATATGTGCCTCTACAAGGAGTTGTTGGGGTGTATGTCGTTCATTTTCTAGCACTCCGATGATTGCTTCACAGAGGAGATTTTCAATATGTAGTGTGATGTGTTCCATTACAGCACTTTATTTTCCTCTCCATTAAAAAGTCGTTTAATATTAGGGATATGTGTATAGATGATAAATACTCCTATAAGCACTATGGGTGTGTGAGTATGAATTTGTTGAATAATAGATATGGAATCTGGAAGTGGCAAGACATAAGGAATGACAAAAGTTAATCCAATGCAGCCCAAAACACCTAAAAGTGAGGAAATAGAGGAGATTTTAAATACTTTTCCCACAATGCCCCATATAATCAAACCACAAATACTTTCACAGGGGATAAGCAATAAGACAGAACCAATCGCCGTAGCCACCCCCTTGCCTCCTTTAAAGCCTAGATAGGGGCTATAACAATGCCCTAAAATGGCTAAAAGAGCAATGCTCCATTGTGTTTCATAACTCACATCTAGGATTTTTGCCCCAAGCACGACAATTAAACCTTTTGTTGCATCAAGGATAATTGTTAAAATAGAGAGAATCTTTGCCTTGGGCTCATCAAGTGCTTTAACAGCACGATAGACATTTGTTGCGCCAATGCTTTTTGAGCCAATATCGCGAATATCCACTTTATAGAGGATTTTAACCAAAAGCCAACCAAAAGGGATTCCTCCAAATAAAAATGCTACGATATAAAAAATCATATTGATGTTTGATAACGTATAAAGCACACTTGATAGAAAACTCATAATATTCCTTCCTCTTGGTATGATTATGTAATTATAGCATTATTTGGTGATGAGTTGGATATTTGCATTCTCAAGTGTAGCAAACTCATCATCATAAAAATATATATTCTTTAGTCCCTCTTGCACAAGCTCCGTGCCTAGAATGC
Coding sequences within:
- a CDS encoding dihydroneopterin aldolase codes for the protein MEHITLHIENLLCEAIIGVLENERHTPQQLLVEAHITYMYKQEQYLDYTLISEMISHHLQINAYELLESALLGVIDELKTQFNVITRITLCIKKPQILAPLIVGASVTKTF
- the plsY gene encoding glycerol-3-phosphate 1-O-acyltransferase PlsY codes for the protein MSFLSSVLYTLSNINMIFYIVAFLFGGIPFGWLLVKILYKVDIRDIGSKSIGATNVYRAVKALDEPKAKILSILTIILDATKGLIVVLGAKILDVSYETQWSIALLAILGHCYSPYLGFKGGKGVATAIGSVLLLIPCESICGLIIWGIVGKVFKISSISSLLGVLGCIGLTFVIPYVLPLPDSISIIQQIHTHTPIVLIGVFIIYTHIPNIKRLFNGEENKVL